The Pongo abelii isolate AG06213 chromosome 3, NHGRI_mPonAbe1-v2.0_pri, whole genome shotgun sequence DNA window CTGCCAAACAAAGGATGCATCTTCATCTTCAATGGGGTGGCTCTGGATCGCTGGCCTAAAGTATTGCGTAACGGCCTCTAACTACTCATATTCCTGCACCAAAGCCTGCACTTCTAAGTTTCTGACATTTACCTCCCAGTGATGGAGTTAGAAACTTATGTATGGGATtatatatgatctagcaattccacttctgagtagTGGTAGTGAAACTGAGTTTAAACGTCAAAATAATGGAAAGCAAAGATTTAATCAGATATTTGaatacacccatgttcatagcagcattattcacagtagctaaaAGGTGGAAGTAGCCCAACTGTTCATCAGTGGACaagggataaataaaatgtggtcaacaatggaatattatttaacccttaaaaaggaaggatatCCTGATACatcctacaacatggatgaaccttgaagcccttatgaagacattatgctaagtgaaatacgccagtcacaaaaagacaaaaaaagtatCATATAATGTATGAGGTATCTGAAATAGacaaatttatagaaacagaaagtagaatggtggttgccaggggctgagaggaagaaaaaaatggagagatgGTGCTTATTGGGTgtggagtttcagttttgcaagataaaaaaaaaatcattgagatTGTTTGCACAATGTGAATATTACTACTGAGTGTACACTTAggaatggttaaaatggtaaattttatattatgtgtgtTTTATCACGATTAatcatgaataaaaataataaaaaaaaatcagttgccaTTTGGCTTAACTTGTTGTCATTGTTAAAAAAAGGCCTCCACACTTCAGGCAGCTGTCATTATATGGCACCATTTTACCTGAATACGGCTTCAACTATCCTCTACAATTATATAAGTTTCCTATATCGGATAGAAAATGCCTCACCTGAGATTCCAACAACTATCTTCTCTAGCTCCCATTTCGATCATTTCCTCCCAAAGGTTGAAGGGCAACCCTCATGGGTGATTGTTGGTGTCCTTTTCTAGACAACCTAGAAGGAAGAAATTAGACAGATCAGCACTTTAAAACATTGAATGTCCTTCAAGGACAGCAACTTATACACAGAGGGCGTCACAGGAAAGGTAGGTACATTAATCATCTCCTCAGCTGGAAAcggagaagaaataaataaacagccCATCATCATGATCAGGTATCAAAGGTTCGTTTTAGGTCGTACCCCCATTAAAAAGAATTTCAATGCTGTCAGGAGCAATGTCATGAATCTCCTGTACTTTTTTTATAAGTAATTCATGCAGGGAGGAATCACCCTCCCTATGAGCTCCATAATGAGTGCCCCTGTCAATTTCTCTGCCTTTCCACTTTTGGTCATCTCAAAGCAAGGATAGAGAAGTACTATACATTTACCCCTGCACTGAGTGCCTGTGTCTTAAATAAATACTAAGTGAAGTTAGTGCAACTGGTAAAAAAGTCAATaacttagaaaataatattagCATGTTGTTCTATGTTTCCGTTTTATCATGTGAGGTTATCATTTTAAAGTTATCACTTAAACGTCTTAAAAATAGctcacttttaaaatatgcatttgtatAGAAATACTAGAAAATGCTGACAaccaaaaaagattaaaaatatgaaaatactggGGGAGCCCGAGAGCGGCCCTGCCCGCAGCGGCGGGGCCCCGAGTGCGGTGAAGAGATTGTTTTCTCAAAGCTGCGTTGGAGGCTGTGACAGAGCTGAGAGCCTGTGTGGAGCGGACGGTGAGGAATTCTCAATAACATGGCCGTTTGCCATTAGCCTTGCCATGATCACGTTTTTCACCAGCGTCCCCAGCTGGATTCAAGATGCAAATCAGGAGGAGGAAGTGGGCTGGAAACTAGTTCCCAGGCCTCGGGGCCGGGAGGCGGAGAGTCAAGTGAAGTGCCAATGTGAAATTTCGGGGAAACCTTTCTCAAATGGGGAGAAGATGAGGCCTCACCCTCCCGCAACCAGAGCAGAGGCCATATAGCTGCCATCAGCTGCACTGTGGCAAGTCTTTTGCTTCCAAATACAAGCTGTATAGGCACATGGCCGCCCACTCAGCCCAGAAACCCCACCAGTGTATGTACTGTGATAAGGTGTTTCACCGCAAGGATCATCTGCGGAACCATCTGCAGACCCATGACCCTAACAAAGAGGCCCTCCGCTGCCCTGAGTGCGGTAAGAATTACAAAACGAAGCTGGTCCACCGGCGCCACCTGGCCATGCATGCTGCCAGCAGCAGTGACCTCAGCTGCAAGGTGTGCCTGCAGACCTTTGAGAGCACCCAGGCCCTGCTAGAGCACCTGAAGGGCCACTCACGCCGGGTAGCAGGCGGTGCCAAGAAGAAGAAGCACCCCTGTGACCACTACGACCGGCGGTTCTATACTCGTAAGGATGTAGGGCGGCACCTAGTGGTGCACACAGGCCGTAAGGACTTCCTGTGTCAGTACTGTGCCCAGCGTTTTGGCCGTAAGGACCACCTGACGCGTCACGTCAAGAAGAGCCACTTGCAGGAGCAGCTCGAGATCAAGACAGAGCCCGTGGACGTGTTAGGCCTACTCAGCTGCAGCTCCACAGTCAGTGTGAAGGAAGAGCTGAGCCCTGTGTTGTGCCTGGCCTCTCGGGACATAATGGGAACCAAGGCCTTCCCTGGCATGTTGCCCATGGGCATGTATGGTGCCCACATCCCTACCATGCCCAGCACGGGCGTGCCACACTCCCTGATACACAACACGCTGCCCATCGGTATGAGCTGCCCTCTGGAATCCTCACCTATCTCTTCCCCAGCTCAGCTCCCTCCAAAATACCAGCTTGGATCTACCTCATACTTTCCCGACAAATTGCCCAAAGTGGAGGTGGATAGTTTTCTGGCGGAGCTTCCTGGAAGCCTGTCTCTCTCATCCGCTGAACCCCAGCCCACCTCACCTCAGCCAGCGGCAGCTGCGGCCCTCCTAGATGAAGCACTGTTTGCCAAGAGCCCCGCCAACCTCTCTGAGGCCCTCTGCGCTGTTAACGTGGACTTCTCCCACCTACTGGGCTTTCTTCCACTCAACCTGCCCCCCTGTAACCCACCTGGGGCCACAGGAGGCCTGGTCATGGGCTACTCCCAGGCAGAGGCACAGCCCCTGCTCACCACTTTGCAAGCTCAGCCTCAAGATTCCCCAGGAGCTGGGCGACCACTGAACTTT harbors:
- the LOC100452194 gene encoding LOW QUALITY PROTEIN: zinc finger protein PLAGL2-like (The sequence of the model RefSeq protein was modified relative to this genomic sequence to represent the inferred CDS: inserted 2 bases in 1 codon), producing MITFFTSVPSWIQDANQEEEVGWKLVPRPRGREAESQVKCQCEISGKPFSNGEKMRPHXLPQPEQRPYSCHQLHCGKSFASKYKLYRHMAAHSAQKPHQCMYCDKVFHRKDHLRNHLQTHDPNKEALRCPECGKNYKTKLVHRRHLAMHAASSSDLSCKVCLQTFESTQALLEHLKGHSRRVAGGAKKKKHPCDHYDRRFYTRKDVGRHLVVHTGRKDFLCQYCAQRFGRKDHLTRHVKKSHLQEQLEIKTEPVDVLGLLSCSSTVSVKEELSPVLCLASRDIMGTKAFPGMLPMGMYGAHIPTMPSTGVPHSLIHNTLPIGMSCPLESSPISSPAQLPPKYQLGSTSYFPDKLPKVEVDSFLAELPGSLSLSSAEPQPTSPQPAAAAALLDEALFAKSPANLSEALCAVNVDFSHLLGFLPLNLPPCNPPGATGGLVMGYSQAEAQPLLTTLQAQPQDSPGAGRPLNFGPLHSLPPVFTSGLSSTTLPRFHQAFQLPPQRPSAQFLALLGSLSTHPVRVPHEGFSALHHITSTFLCPRPCLQFSPSIQQGFLQQMISSSLLTCGAPCRREHSPCPEPRNPILASSQFFMGFTLPTHGREAAQGPPLWDP